Within Armatimonadota bacterium, the genomic segment GCACCACAGGCAATATTATGCCTGGCGTTTTCAAGCACATTTCTGAATGCCTCGGTAACGACAGTCCTCGAATGGTTGTTCAAGAGGCTGGCGGCGCGCTCATTGCGCAGCATCTCGTCTACGGACGGCAGTTTTCGATATTGGTCGGATGCGTCTGTTTTTTTCACGATAGGATTATATTGCGATAATCGGCGATTTGCAATCGTTGTGCGCAGATGTGATTAAGGAGTATAATACATGTGTCAGTAAATTCAGCCCATGCCGGAGGTAAAAAGTGTACCGCTCTGCTTTGAAGACAGCATCTATAACCACAATTATTGCAGCGTTTGGGAGCATAGTCTTGCTCACGGGCTGCGGCAACCAGTCTTCGGACGCACAACCGCCGTCGTTTGACCAGCCCCCGGCGTCCAACGCAACAAAAATGCTTAAGCCGACATCAACAGTGCAGCAGAAGCTCAAGTTTGGTCAGCTTACACTGGAAACACCGGTGAAGACTACTACGGACAAAAACGGCCTGGTATTCCTCGAATTTCAATACGCCGACAACAGCGGCAAGGTCTACAAGTGTAAACTGCCCAAGGCCATGTCTGAGGGTGAATACACGCCCGATCAATGGATCGCGACATTCAGCGTATACAAACAGCCCGATGTAATCAAACAAAAGAAGGCAAAATCAAGTGCCGGCCAGGCTGTAAACGATTTTCCTTTTATTGCGCCGAAGCCGGTAACCCAAACAAACCAAAACAGTTCAAGCGCCGGGCAACAGCCGTCCGCACCATAAATTTATAATTATTGCAACTCGCGGATTTTCGAGGCAGCCTGTGATAAAAATGCAGGCTGCCTTACACTGTCATGGTCAGCAGACAACCTTGCGATATGCCTCATGCCCTCAAAAAGATGTTTGTACCAAATCCAAATTCCCTGCAACACAGATCGATCCCTGCGCCAGCTTAAGCGAGTTTACTGTAGCATTGAACCCGAGGTCCTTGGAGTCGAATACAGGATTGACTTTTGTCTCAATATAGTTTCGTGCAAATTCGGGGGCGGGCACGCCTGCGGCAGAAACCTTTTTGAGATCGAGGATCAGCAGATGATGATCTTTTACATGTATGTCCGCTTCTGTCTTCACGTTTACTCCCACTCCGGCGACAGCCGGCCTTGCCGAGACGTCTATATAGCCGTCATGCAGTGAAATCTTGAGTTCCGGAACGTCCGGGTAATTTTTGTGAAGATATTTTGCCAGCTCACTCTGAGCAATTGTCGCAGAAAAACTGGTCTTACTGGCGCCTTTGATTTCTTGCGTCTTTGTGTCGAAGACAAGGTCGTGGACAGTCACATTCAATGATTCGAGCTTGATGCCTTTTTCGAGGTTGACATCTTTGCCGACTATGTCCAGCCTTTCCATTTTTCCCTTGAGGAGCCTCATTGGTGAGCCGGTGATATTTACATCGTATGATTTAGCTGGGCCCAATCTCTGTTGGAGAGCCTCAGCAATTTTATTTTCGGCATGGCGTTCCGCTCGCCCGCATCCCACACACAACGATACAATAAATGACATTGCAATAATCGAAACAGCTTTACTGCGCCACAAATATTCATCCTCCACTGCTACATGGTATTTTTGGATATTATACTCGATCATGAGAAGAAAACGTATACCCGGCCAAAATTCTAAGCTTCTCACTCGTAACAGACTGGACTTTTGTGGTATTATAGATGACTAGGGATAAGTAATGAATCATGTCCAAAAAATGGAAGGCGACCGAAGATAAATGGCAATCTTCTCCAGATTATTCAGCAGGTTTTCAAGAGCAATAGGCATTGATTTAGGTACGGCAAATACGCTTGTGCATGTGCGTGGTAAAGGTATTTTGCTGCGTGAGCCGAGCGTTATCGCGCTTGATAGTCAGTCCAGAAAGGTTCTCGCCGTCGGCGAAGAAGCAAAACGGATGCTTGGGCGCACGCCGGGCAGCATTATTGCCATCCGGCCTCTCAAGGACGGAGTTATCGCCGACTTCGATCAGACCGAGGCAATGCTCAGGGGCTTTATTAGAAAAGTAAACAGGCACAACGGCATATTCGGGCCACGTGTGGTAGTCGGCATACCGTCGGGTGTGACCGAAGTTGAGTGGCGAGCCGTTAAAGAAGCGGCAATGAAGGCAGGCGCATCGGAGGCTTATACGCTGGAAGAACCGTTTGCTGCCGCAATAGGCGCTGGGCTGCCGGTTAGCGAGCCAACCGGCAGTATGATCGTTGATATCGGCGGCGGGACGAGTGAGGTTGCCGTGATCTCTCTGGGCGGCATCGTCACCAGCCGTTCGATCAGGGTCGCAGGGGATGAAATAGACGAAGCCATCGTGGCCTATGTACGGCGTGTATTTAATCTTCTTATTGGCGACCGCACTGCCGAAGAAGTCAAGCTGGACATCGGATCGGCATATGCACTGCAAGAAGAACTGACAATGGAAGTTCGCGGTAGAGACCTGATTTCCGGCCTGCCCAGGAGTGCCGTCATATCAAGTCAGGAAATACGTGAAGCAATCCATGATCCTGTAATGGAGATTGTCGAAGCCGTGAAGCTGACACTGGAATCCACACCTCCCGAACTGGCAGCGGATGTGATGGAGAGAGGTATTGTGCTTGCGGGCGGCGGGGCACTGCTTCGAGGCTTAGATGAGTTGATAAATGTTGAAACGGGAATGCCTGTGCATATTGCGCCTGACCCGTTGAGCTGTGTGGTGTTGGGTACGGCAAAAGCTTTGGAGGAATCAGAGAGCAACACTGCACTTAAAAAAGCACTGCTTGG encodes:
- a CDS encoding DUF2993 domain-containing protein; the protein is MWRSKAVSIIAMSFIVSLCVGCGRAERHAENKIAEALQQRLGPAKSYDVNITGSPMRLLKGKMERLDIVGKDVNLEKGIKLESLNVTVHDLVFDTKTQEIKGASKTSFSATIAQSELAKYLHKNYPDVPELKISLHDGYIDVSARPAVAGVGVNVKTEADIHVKDHHLLILDLKKVSAAGVPAPEFARNYIETKVNPVFDSKDLGFNATVNSLKLAQGSICVAGNLDLVQTSF
- a CDS encoding rod shape-determining protein, yielding MAIFSRLFSRFSRAIGIDLGTANTLVHVRGKGILLREPSVIALDSQSRKVLAVGEEAKRMLGRTPGSIIAIRPLKDGVIADFDQTEAMLRGFIRKVNRHNGIFGPRVVVGIPSGVTEVEWRAVKEAAMKAGASEAYTLEEPFAAAIGAGLPVSEPTGSMIVDIGGGTSEVAVISLGGIVTSRSIRVAGDEIDEAIVAYVRRVFNLLIGDRTAEEVKLDIGSAYALQEELTMEVRGRDLISGLPRSAVISSQEIREAIHDPVMEIVEAVKLTLESTPPELAADVMERGIVLAGGGALLRGLDELINVETGMPVHIAPDPLSCVVLGTAKALEESESNTALKKALLGSTRQVQSIS